A stretch of DNA from bacterium:
GGTACTCACCATCACGTGGTGCAAAAGGTTCATCGGGCCGTTATTCAAACAATCCTAAGTTTGTAACTTCATATGCTTCAAGAGGAATAACAAAGCATGCTCCAAGTAGTGCGCCTAGAATTATTCCAAAGATTTCAACTAGAATGGCACCTGACTATGCTCCAAGGATTGCGCACGCACGTGTTTCAAGAGACGCTTCAATTGGTACTCCTGTTGTTGCTTCAAAAAATAACACATCATGGGGAAATGAAGCTGAGTGGTACGATAACTATCTAGCTGACAGTGATTCATATCAGAAGCAAATAATCATGCCTAATATTATAAGAATCATTAATCCTACAGTGGGACAGAAGGTTCTGGATGTTGCTTGTGGACAAGGTCTTTTTTCTGAATCAATGATTGATAAGGGGGCAAATGTAGTAGGGGTGGATATTTCTAACGAGTTAATTACGGTTGCTAAAAATAGATTCAAGGATAAGATATCAGAAAATGACGCCTTCATAGTTTCACCAGCTCATAAAATGATTTCAGCCGGAGTTGAAGAGAAGTCATGTGATTCTGCAATGTGCATACTAGCGGCACAGAACATTGAGGAATTTGATATAGCTCTTAAGGAGTCTGCAAAGATATTAAAGCCAAAGGGAAAAATGGTAATTGTGTTAAATCACCCATGTTTCCGTGTTCCAAAGAACTCTGATTGGTATTTTGATGCAGAAGGTGGGGGACCTGAGGGAGACCCATCGTACACTATTGTTAATGGTAAAAAGGCAGGAAGATACGGAAGAGTTGTTTATAGTTACATGAGTGAAGAAGTTATAAAAATTGATATGCATCCAGGAGAAAAAGATAGAAGAAAGAAATCTTATACAACATCATTCCATAGACCGATGCAGGTTTATAGTAAGTGGCTTGCTAATGCAGGTTTTGCAATACTAAGAATTGAGGAATGGACAAGTCACAAGAAGAGTAATCCAGGGACAAGAGAATTAGCTGATAAAAGATGTAAAAAGGAAATTCCTTTGTTTATGTGTATTGAAGCTGTACTGTGGGACTAGTTTTTGTTTTTTGGGGTCAGGCACCATGGTGCCTGACCCCAAATAGTCGTGGACTTATGGGTAAAATTATCGTAATATTACCGACATGAAGATATATAGGTTATTACTTACAGTTCTAATATTTTTCATAGTTATCTATGCTTTTAGGGGGTATTTAAGACCCTCAGATTATGGTTTGGTTAATAATTCTATATTACAAACACTGGGTGTTTCAACAAATACCTCAAGTACCACAGCTGATGCAGGATTGGAACTATCAGCAAGTTCATCTCCAAGCCTATTGGATAAAATCAAGGAGATAGACACTAAAATAAACAATTATACTATAAATAGAGATAAACTATCTCCTGTTATAGGTAATAATAATTCGTCAGATGTTGAAAATAGATTAACCACAGATGGTATTTTCTTTGCCGCCAATTCAGAAAGAGTAAATCAATCACTGGACGTTCTTAAAAGGAATTCTGTTTTAGATATTTCTGCACAAATTAAACTTAACGATATGTTTAGTAATCAATACTTTGAACATGTCTCACCAAGTGGTACTAGTGTATCCGATGTTGTGAACGGTGTTGGATATACTTTTCTCGTTGTGGGTGAAAACCTTGCGCTTGGAAACTTTGCAGGGGATTCTAAGGTTACCGCTGCTTGGATGGCAAGCCCAGGACACAGAGCAAATATATTAGATAAAAGATATACAGAGATAGGTGTTGCTGTTGGCTATGGTATGTATAAAGGTCAAATGCAATGGTTGGCAGTTCAGCATTTTGCTAGACCTATGTCGTCATGTCCATCTCCAAGTGCTGGAATTAAGACTAAAATTGCCACCGATAAGAACGATCTAGTTCAAAGAGAGGAAGACATTACTACTATGAAAAAAGTTGTAGATAAGACTGAGTCATCTGACGCTAATTTCACATTAACAGTATCTAGTTATAATGCACTTGTTAACGATTATAATAATAGACTTAAAAATCTTAGAACAGAAATAGCTAACTACAATGAACAGGTTAAGAACTATAATACTTGTTTGGATTCAGTTACGCTGGCAACACAATAAGACACATAGAAATACTCCAGAGACGTTATGCGCCTCTGGAGTATTTCTATGTGTCTATGTCTTGTAATCATTGTGACGATGAGGATCTCCTTATGTAAGCTTCCTTGCGTATCTTACCCCAAGTAGCATTATTAAGGCTAATATTATCCATGAATACTCTGTACCCATCGTAAAAATTGCTACCGTTGCAACAGCTGGAACTATCAAAAAAGGAATACTTCTGGCCATTCTAAATAAGCTAATGTAGCCTGAGTTTGTTGCTTTAACATGTTTGAAGAAATATATTTCTGTTGATACTTCAACTATACTTGCTCCAATTCTAGAGACAAATAATATTGTTGCCCAAAATATAAAGTTCTTGTCTGTAATAAAAGACATTATTAGTACGGAAAAAGCCATAATTAGGAAACCAAAAATTAAGACCATTTTTTCATCATGTCTTCTGTCTTCAATTTTTCCAACCAGGAATTGAAATAGTATAAAAGGAAGTAGTGCAATACCTAAAATTAAACCAACTTCTTCCCAGTTAAAGCCGATGTCCTTTATTAAGTAAAGCGGCATGTAAATTACCATCCAACAGTAGAAAACATTCAGTAGAAAATCATCGATAAATACATCGTAAACATTTTCAGAATTTAAAAAGTGTTTAATAGTACGAGTTATATCTATCTTGGGATATTCAGGATCTTTGAAGTTCTTAAAATTCAAAAGAATGATTAATAGGAATGGAATTAAAAATAGAGCTGATATGGAATATATTTTCCAATACTCAGTACTTTCACTTAGTATAAGCCCAACCATAACGGGGGTTATTATTGGAGCTAGATTATATACAGTTAGATACATTCCTCTGACACTACCTACGTATTTTTGCTCCGTGTTTTGTTCTAGAAAAATATCTAAGCAGTAGAAAAGAATAGGACCAATTCCTTGATGTATCACAAAGAATGCAGCAACAGCAAGGCTCCATGGAAGGAATGCAATACCAAGTAGTATGGATAATTCTACTCCAGTTAGCATAAGTATTAATCTAAAATTACCTCTTTGTCTTAGGTATTTTGGAATAAGGAGAAAGGTTGAGATACTGGCTAGTGCTCCAAGCATGTAAACGATACCAACCTGAGTTTCAGATAGGAATCCAGAAAGAAAGCTTGAGTTTATAAAGTAAATTAAATATGTGTGAAAGGAGAGAAGAAGAACTGATACTAGTATGACCAGTAAAACATTTAATGTTTTAATTTTATTCACAATTTTATCCATGTATTTATTTTAGCACAGACTAGGGTTGGGCACCAAAAATTGGGGTCAGGCACCATGGTGCCTGACCCCAATTTTTGTTTTATTCTAATTTATTTATACTATACGCAAATCATCACCGGAATGATAATAGGCTTCTTAGCAGTTTGTTGGAAAAGAAATTTTCCCAATGACTCTGAAACAACGTCTTTAACGTAATCAATGTTAATAGGATGAGAACCTTGAGTAACCTGCTCAATACAGCTCTTAACAAGGTATCTAGTCTCTCTAAGTAACTCCTGTGACTCACGCAAGTAAACTGAACCTCTTGAAATAATATCAGGAGACTTCTTAAGCTTACCAGTTGAAGCATTAATCAATGCGATTACAACGAATATTCCATCTTGAGATAAGATCTGTCTATCTCTAATAACAACATCCTGTATATCTCCAATAGTGAATCCATCAACCATAACAGTATTGTTTGGAGCTTTTGTAGAAAGTCTAACTAGCTTTGTTCCTCCGTCTTGGATTTCAATAATAGTACCGTCGTCTGGAACAATTACATTTTCCTTTGGAACTCCAAGATTCTCGGCAAGCTCAGCGTGTAATCTAAGCATATAGTGATGTCCGTGAATTGGAATAAAGAATTTAGGACGAAGTTTTCTGTGTAGCCATTCAATTTCACCTCTGTTTCCGTGTCCTGTTGAGTGAATATAAACATCAGAAGTTCTATAGTGAATAATCTTTACACCAAGTCTCGCAACATTGTCTTTCAACTTTTGAACAGCCTTTTCATTTCCTGGAATAATTGATGAAGACAAAACCAGTGTGTCTCTATCTGTTAATCTGAAATTCTTAATACTGTTTGTAGATGCGCGCATTAGGAATGCAAATTCATCTCCTTGTGCACCTGTTGCAAGTACAACAATCTTATCTGGTGGGTATTGATCAATTTCAGCACCACTGATTACAGTTCCTGGTTTGATTTTTAACATTCCAGCGGCAATTGCAATGTCCACGTTATTCTTCATACTTCTTCCTTCGATAATCAATCTTTTACCATACTTCTCACAAGCCATGATGACGTGTGCGATACGGTGAAAGTGTGAAGCAAACATTCCCATTATAAGTCTACCGTGTGTAGCTCTAATTATTTCATCGAGGTTCTCATGAACAATATAGTCAGGTGTAGAGAATCCTGGGTTTTCTATGTTTGTAGATTCACCCATAAATAGCAGAACATTTTTACCATCGAAAAGATCGTAATTTTTCTCTTCCTCTGCAGTAACAACAGTCTCTCTGTGATCTAGCTTAAAGTCTCCAGGGTTAACAATCATTCCATAAGGAGTATCAACGATAACACCCATGGCATCTGGAATACTGTGACTAACACCAAAGAATCTAACACTGATGTTTCCAAGCTTAACTGACTCTCTATCTCTTTCTACGATTCTATAATCAACTGGTGGAAGATGAGGAAATTCAGATTGACGCTTCTTAATCATCAAAGAAGTTAAATTTCTTGTGTAAAGTGGGGGATTACCAATTCTGTCCATAATAAATGGAAGCCCTCCAATGTGGTCTAAGTGACCGTGGGTAATGATAATTGCTCTAATCTTATCCTTTCTTTCTTCAAGATATTTTGTGTTAGGAAGAATATAGTCAATACCTGGTGTATCAGTGTCTTTGAATTTAAATCCTGCGTCAATAATGATGATATCGTTTCCGATTTCAATCAATGACATGTTCATTCCAATTTCTTCAACTCCTCCAAGTGGAATAATTCTAATGTTTTCTCCTACAGGAGGAATATGTAAACTCTCAGGTGCTTTTTGTACATCTGATGCGTTTGAAACAGTTCTCTTTGTTGGATCAGCTTTTTTGTGTCTGCTAATTTGAGTTCTTCTTTTTGGTCCACGAGCAGGCATCATTTGGTCGCCCTGAGGTTGTCCTTGGAACGCTCCTTGTCCTTGTGGTGCACGATCATTATATTGTCCAGCATCTCTTGGTCCATAGTCAGCTTGATTGTTTTGTTGT
This window harbors:
- a CDS encoding methyltransferase domain-containing protein produces the protein MNKPNNKGFQRSKPKSTSRSASRGAPSSAPILSAPRAPRYSPSTSRYSPSRGAKGSSGRYSNNPKFVTSYASRGITKHAPSSAPRIIPKISTRMAPDYAPRIAHARVSRDASIGTPVVASKNNTSWGNEAEWYDNYLADSDSYQKQIIMPNIIRIINPTVGQKVLDVACGQGLFSESMIDKGANVVGVDISNELITVAKNRFKDKISENDAFIVSPAHKMISAGVEEKSCDSAMCILAAQNIEEFDIALKESAKILKPKGKMVIVLNHPCFRVPKNSDWYFDAEGGGPEGDPSYTIVNGKKAGRYGRVVYSYMSEEVIKIDMHPGEKDRRKKSYTTSFHRPMQVYSKWLANAGFAILRIEEWTSHKKSNPGTRELADKRCKKEIPLFMCIEAVLWD
- a CDS encoding CAP domain-containing protein — encoded protein: MKIYRLLLTVLIFFIVIYAFRGYLRPSDYGLVNNSILQTLGVSTNTSSTTADAGLELSASSSPSLLDKIKEIDTKINNYTINRDKLSPVIGNNNSSDVENRLTTDGIFFAANSERVNQSLDVLKRNSVLDISAQIKLNDMFSNQYFEHVSPSGTSVSDVVNGVGYTFLVVGENLALGNFAGDSKVTAAWMASPGHRANILDKRYTEIGVAVGYGMYKGQMQWLAVQHFARPMSSCPSPSAGIKTKIATDKNDLVQREEDITTMKKVVDKTESSDANFTLTVSSYNALVNDYNNRLKNLRTEIANYNEQVKNYNTCLDSVTLATQ
- a CDS encoding MFS transporter encodes the protein MDKIVNKIKTLNVLLVILVSVLLLSFHTYLIYFINSSFLSGFLSETQVGIVYMLGALASISTFLLIPKYLRQRGNFRLILMLTGVELSILLGIAFLPWSLAVAAFFVIHQGIGPILFYCLDIFLEQNTEQKYVGSVRGMYLTVYNLAPIITPVMVGLILSESTEYWKIYSISALFLIPFLLIILLNFKNFKDPEYPKIDITRTIKHFLNSENVYDVFIDDFLLNVFYCWMVIYMPLYLIKDIGFNWEEVGLILGIALLPFILFQFLVGKIEDRRHDEKMVLIFGFLIMAFSVLIMSFITDKNFIFWATILFVSRIGASIVEVSTEIYFFKHVKATNSGYISLFRMARSIPFLIVPAVATVAIFTMGTEYSWIILALIMLLGVRYARKLT
- a CDS encoding ribonuclease J — protein: MNYRNSYNTRPPIVKPFQQIINASTNTAQDSGNNNDNNLDKSLDMAIERAVGTESTSRTSTPTSSAHPSASATGPRSSAEYNRSVNSARSNAQQGPQQNNQADYGPRDAGQYNDRAPQGQGAFQGQPQGDQMMPARGPKRRTQISRHKKADPTKRTVSNASDVQKAPESLHIPPVGENIRIIPLGGVEEIGMNMSLIEIGNDIIIIDAGFKFKDTDTPGIDYILPNTKYLEERKDKIRAIIITHGHLDHIGGLPFIMDRIGNPPLYTRNLTSLMIKKRQSEFPHLPPVDYRIVERDRESVKLGNISVRFFGVSHSIPDAMGVIVDTPYGMIVNPGDFKLDHRETVVTAEEEKNYDLFDGKNVLLFMGESTNIENPGFSTPDYIVHENLDEIIRATHGRLIMGMFASHFHRIAHVIMACEKYGKRLIIEGRSMKNNVDIAIAAGMLKIKPGTVISGAEIDQYPPDKIVVLATGAQGDEFAFLMRASTNSIKNFRLTDRDTLVLSSSIIPGNEKAVQKLKDNVARLGVKIIHYRTSDVYIHSTGHGNRGEIEWLHRKLRPKFFIPIHGHHYMLRLHAELAENLGVPKENVIVPDDGTIIEIQDGGTKLVRLSTKAPNNTVMVDGFTIGDIQDVVIRDRQILSQDGIFVVIALINASTGKLKKSPDIISRGSVYLRESQELLRETRYLVKSCIEQVTQGSHPINIDYVKDVVSESLGKFLFQQTAKKPIIIPVMICV